The Nocardioides zeae genome includes the window GGCGCTGCGCGACGTCGGGACCGTGACCGTGCAGACCGTCGTGCGTCCGAGCGAGGCCGAGGCTGCCGCGGCGCTCGGGGCCGACCGCCTGGTCGTGCAGTCCCACGTCGCCGGCGGGCACTCCGGCACCCTCGATCCCGACGACCTCCCGCCCGAGGTGCCGCTCACCACACTGCTGCGGGAGGTGCGCGCCGTGACCGACCTGCCGTTGTGGGCCGCCGGCGGTCTGGCGACGGCGGAGGACGTCGCCGCGGTGCTGGCGGCGGGAGCGGAGGCCGCGGTCGTGGGCACGGCGCTGCTCCGCACGCCCGAGGCGGGCACGTCCGCGACGTACCGCCGCGCCCTCGCCGACCCGACGCGCACCTCGACCGGGCTCACGCGGGCGTTCTCCGGTCGGCCCGCGCGAGCGTTGCGGAACGGGTTCGTCGAGGCGTACGACGCGGTGGCGCCCTCCGGCTACCCCGCCCTGCACCACCTGACGAGCCCGATCCGCACGGCGGCCGCGGCAGCCGGCGACGAGGAGGCCATCAACATCTGGGCGGGCACCGGGTTCCGGTCGGCGACCGACGAGCCGGCCGGGGTCGTGCTGCGGCGGCTGGCGGGGGGTCACGACCTGACGTCGGGGCTTGGCTCGGTGTCCGGCCTCGCCCCGGTGTCCGGGCTCAGCCCGGGTGCGTGAAGGTGACCGGGGTGCCGGTGCTCCGCGCACGGGCGATCTCGCGGCGGGTCGAGTCGCCGACGTACCCGCCTGGGTTCACCACGACCACACGGTCCGCGAGGTCGACCTTGTGGAGGTGGAGTTCGTCGAGCAGGGCCTTCTGCTCGGCGTCGACCGGCCCGTCCACCTCGGCGGGAGCGAGGACGATCGAGCCCGCGAGGGTCAGGTCGCGGTTGGTCCGGCGCATCTCGTCCGCGAAGCGCGCGGAGCCGCAGATGCAGACGATCTCGGGACGGGTGGGCACCGGCCCAGGCTCTCATCCCGCGGGGGTCCGGGCATGCTGCGCCGCCCCGGCCACGGATGTGGACGGGCGGCGGGTGGTGCTGGCCGGGGTCAGGTCTCGTCTGGTCCTGGGTCTGGTGCTGGTCGTGGTGGTGGCCAGGATCGGGTGCCGTCGCGGTCGACGAGGTAGGTCTGACCGTGGGGGCTGGTCCAGATGAGGGCGTTCGGTGGTTCGCCGTTGTCTGGGTGGGTGGGGCGGTAGGTCCACTTGTTCCCGGTGGTCATCTCGCGGTGGGTCTTCATGCGGTGGTGGCGTCGGCAGAGCGGGAAGAGGTTGCTCGTCGAGGTCTGGCCTCGTGGGCCGTTGTCGTCGTAGGCGCGGCAGTGGTCGAGGTCAGCGGTGCGTGAGCTGCGGGTGCAGTAGGGGAAGACGCATCTGGGCCAGCGGGCTTTGACGTGGTCGGCGATCCGGTCCGGTGGGGTGTAGCTGTTGACTGCATCGGGCTCGTTGAGGTCGATGACCGGCTTGACGACGACGGTGGTGTCCGGTGCGGCGCACCAGGCCTGGACCTGCTCGACGGTGACGGCACCGCGGGGCGCGCCGGGGGTGTCGAGGCGGGCGAGGTCGATGCCGGTCGTGCCGGTGCAGGCGTCGATCCCGGGACCGAACCCGTTGAGGGCGCCGGTGATCGCGGCGTGGTCGAGGTGCACGAAGAGCACCACCTCGCGCCGCGCCCGCTGGACCGGCCGGGTTTCGTCGCCAGCAGGCCCGCTGGCCGCGTCGTACTCCAGCGTCGCGATGCCGTCGCAGCGCCGCGCGATCTCACCGAGGGCGATGGAGCGGCGGACGTCGAGGTCCTGGTCGCAGCCCAGGTCAGTCAGTTGCCGGGCGACGTGCGCGACGGTGCGTTCCAGGTCGAGCGCATCAGCCAGGTCCAGCGTCCCGTGGATGTCGACGGTGCCGCGCAGGGTGCCGCTGAGCGGGTCCGCGTAGGCGACGTCGCCCAGCTCGATCGTCAGGTGCCGGCCGCCGTCAGCCTCGGCCCGCTCGGCCTCGGTGGTCTCGGGGTCGAACCGCGCCGCGGCCTCCGCCACCAGCCGATCGACCTCGGGACCGGTGGCCTTGCCCGCGACGTACGCCACGTGCCGATCGACGAACCCCGCCGCCTCGAACGTCAGGGTGCGGGTGCTCTGCGCGATGCGGCGTCCGCGCCACACGTCGACCTCACCCGCGGCGATCCGGGCCTGGACACGGGGCAGGCGGTAGCGCAGCTCGATCGCGTCACCGACCAGTCGCCGTGCGGCGTCGAACGAGCACCCTCGGGCGGCGGCCACCTCGCCGATGCAGAACTCCGCCACCACCGGCGCCCCGGGGCCGCCGAGCTCGAGGAAGTGGTCACCAGCCAGGGCCTCGGCGTCTCGTTCGTAGTGCCATTCACCCTGCACCGTGATCGGGTCACCCACGACCTCGTCGGAGGTGTGCGCCGCGGCCCAGTCACCGACCGCGACGAAGGCAGCCGCTTCCGCGATGCGAGCCGCCGTCGTGCGCTCGCGGACCGCGTCGATCAACGCGGTCGCTGTGGTGTGGGTCCCCCGATCCATGGACCCCACTCTAGTCGAACAAACGTTCGATGACCACCTGTGCGTGGTGAGCTGTGGATGAGTCAGGCCTGGTCGTTGTTCTTCTGCTCGCCCCACCCGTGCACCCGGTCGACCTCGATCAGCGCGCTGACGCGGGGACGGTCGCGGCGGGGGTAGGGCTGGCCGCTGTAGTGCGTCGAGAGGGCGTCGATGTCGACGAGCTCGGGGTCGTCGTAGATCTCGACGACGCGTCCGATGAGGGTGACGTGGGTGTACCAGTTCTCCTTGTCGGTGACCGTCAGGCTGACCCGGGGGTCACGGTGGAGGTGCTTCAGGCGTACCCGGCCCTCGTCCATGTTGACGAGGACGCGGTCGTCGTCGCGGAGGAGGTACCACGTCGCGGCCGTGACGGGCTGCCCGTCCTTGCGGACGGTCGCGATCACCGCGGGGTTGGGCTTGCGCAGCATCTCGCGGGCGGAGTCGGTGAGGTGGGTGTCGGTCACGGGCTTCTCCCTCGGTACGGCCGTCTTGTCTGCTCCCGACCGTACGGGGCGGGCGTCAGCCGTCACGCCTCCGAAGGGGGCCGGCCACGAGCGCCCGCACAGCGCGATCGAGGTGCGCGCGGACCGTCTCGACATCGGTGACGGCGCCGGGGTCGAGATCGACGTACGGCGCGTCGTCGTCGAGGCATGAACACACGATGTCCGGACCCGCTTCGACATCGTCGTCACCGAAGCAGGCGGCACAGCTCGGGTCGCACGAGCAGTCGTCGAGCTCGAGGTCGATCCGGAGCGCTCCTCCGTCGTGCACGTCCACCGTGGCCCGTTCGTCCCCGCGTGCCAGCTCGAAGCGGTACCAGTCGGTCCGGTCGAGCGACGCCGGCAGGTCGTGGACGATCGAGATGACTTCATCCTCGTCGGCGAGTGAGTCGTACTGGGCGCCGTCGGCCCACATCCGGTACTGCGCGGCGTCGAGCACGACACCCTGCTCCGCCCAGCCGGGGAGACGCTGCTCGACCAGGCGCGTGACTGCGGCCAGGTCGAGCAGCACGGGACGGGGGTCTGGAACGCGGTACCTGGCCCATGTCTCGGCCTCGACGGCGGACAGTGCGTCGAGGAGGTGAGGGTCGTCGGTGACGAGGTGGAAGCAGTCGTCCCGCGGTCGCGCGAGCCAGCGGTCGGCTGCATCCACGACGGCTTCGATCGAGTAGTCGGCCAGCCAGGAGGCGTCACTCGACAGGGCATCGAGCAGGGCGTCGTCGTCGGACCGCGCCGACGCGACGAAGAACGTCGCGCGGAGCTCGGGATCATCGGAAGGGCCCGCCGCGAGGATGGTCAGCCAGTGGTCCAGCGGTCCCAGATCGGCGGGCACCACCGGAACGGGTTCGTCGCCCACGCTCCACGCGGCGACCACCACGTCGATCGACTGAGCGGGCGCCAGCCTCGCCAGCGCTGCGCGGACGAACTCACGCTCGACGGGTGACCGCGAGCTCCGTGGGAGGGGACTTCGGAACTCGGGCCAGGCGTGGGCGTGCCCGTGGGACATGCCGTCGACGGCGGGGAACTTCGAGGGATCGATGCCGCCCCACCTCGCCCCCCAGCGCACCCGGAAGGCCGCGGCCTGCTCCGTCTCATGCGAGGTCAGCAGGCAGTACGAGCCGTCCAGCTCGTCCACGCCGCGATCAGCCCCTCGCCCGCTCCACGTCGAGCAGGATCCCCACCGTGCCGGCACCGCCGCGTCGTAGCCGGCTACCGAGGACGGTCAGCCGCCCGACCACCCCGTACTTGCGCACCACCGCCCGCGCCACGCGCGCCGAGGCCTCGTCGTCCAGCAGTCGCCCCACCCCGGCGTACGTCGCGCCGTGCGTGCGCTTGCCGCGCACGGCGGAGCCCTGCACCTGCACCCGCCCGCTGGCGCGGACCCGCTTGACCTTCCACGAGTCGCGGACCGTCCAGACCGCGGCCGCACCCTCGAACGGCACGATCCAGACGGGGGTGGGCTTCGGTCGGCCGTCCTTGGTGAAGGTGGTGAGCACGACGTACTTCTCGTCGGCGACCGGGGGAGCGGACGGCTGGGTGGGGGCCACGGCCCCATGATGCCGACCGCGAGGAGCGGACGCGCAAATACCTACTGCGCCAACCAGCGGTTTTCCGCAAGGGATCGACAACTCTCCCGGGACCGCTTGGGGGCCGGGCGTCCCCCGCGCACGCTGGGGCAAAGGCCGCGTGCCAGTCGCCCACCCGCCGCAAAGGATCTGCCGTGCACGACCAGATCAGACCCTCCCACGACGAGACGCTCCTCCGGCGGTTCGACTACCACCACCTGTCCGAGGGGCCGGAACGGGATCTCGCTGCGTCGTACGCCATGGTGGCCGACCTCATGGCCGAGACCTTGCCGGTGTCGCCACACGTGACCCGCTGCCTCAGCGCGCTGCTCGACGCCCGGCGCGAGCTCGGTGCCACCACCACGGGACTGGTGGCGCGGCGAGACGGCTAGGTGCGGACGGGCTGGCCTGTAGGCCGGGTTCTGTCCTCGGGCCCGTTGCCGGGCACCGATGTGCGGCCATCCATCTAGGGCCGCCGTTGCCGACGACCTCGTGCAGTCCACCCGCGTGCTCGGGCGGGCAGCCCTCGAACGCACGCGCGTCCGCCTCCTCGCGGAGGCGGACTTCTCGACCTTGCTCCAGGTGGGGTTTACCGAGCCGCTCCGGTCGCCCGGAGCGCTGGTGGTCTCTTGCACCACCGTTTCACCCTTGCCGCCGCCGGCCGGAGCCGGAGGAGGCGGTCTGTTCTCTGTGGCACTGTCCCGCGGGTCACCCCGGGTGGGCGTTACCCACCACCTCGCCCTGTGGAGCCCGGACCTTCCTCGACGACACCCGAGGGTGTCGCCGCGGCCGCCCGGCCAGCCCATCCGCACGCAGCAGGATAGGGGAACAACGCCCCTGCGGTGGACGTTGGGGCCGTCAGCCACGACGAGAGGGGACACCATGACCGAGCACACCGACTGGACCGAGCAGGTCGAGCAGATCAGCGCGCCGGCGATCGTGTTCCCGGGCCAGGCGCAGGACGCGACGTCCGCCCACCGCGCGGCGTTCGACCTCCTCGCCCGCCGGGCCCCGGCGGAGGCGCTCGCGCTCATCGAGCCGGCGCTCGAGCTCGACCCCGAGAACTACGGCCTGCGCAGCCTGCGGGCCTGGGCGTTCCTCATGCGCGCGCAGCTGCAGCGCGCCGAGTCCGAGCTGCAGGGTCTCGTGGACGAGAACCCGAGCGACGACTGGGCGCGTCACGCGCTCGCGCGGAGCCTGGAGAGGCAGTCGCGCTTCGAGGACGCGCTCCCGCACGCCCGGCTCTCCGCCGCGATGACGGGCGATCCCGAGCACGAGTCGACGGCGCTCCGCATCGAGCGGCGCCTCGCCGAGCGGCGCGGCACGTTGGAGGACCTGGTCTGAGCCGACGGGGTACGGCGCGGGTTCGCCCCGCGCCGTACCCCCGCCGTCGTCACGCCAGCCGCGTGACCTCGACCTCGACGAACATGCGCGACGTGCGCGCCCCGGCGAAGATGCCGCTCAGGGGTCGCACGTCGCCGTAGTCCCGCCCCGCCGCGATGACGACGTGCCGGTCGCTGATCGCCTGGGCGTTGGTGAGGTCGAAGGCGTGCCAGCCCTCGTCCCACCACTCGATCCACGCGTGGGACTCGCCGGCGACAGTGACCCCGACCTCGGGCTCCGCCGAGGGGTGGAGGTAGCCGGAGACGTAGCGCGCGGGGATCCCCAGGTGGCGGAGGCCGCCGATGGCGAGGTGGGCCATGTCCTGGCAGACCCCGCCCCGCTGCTCCCAGGCCTCGGCGGCGCGGCTCGTCACCTCGGTGGCGCCCCGGATGTACTCGACCTCCGCGTGCACCAGCGCGCACACCGCCCGGGCGGCGTCGCCGGGGGTGGCGGCCTCCGCGCGGATGGCGTCCACCCGGGTGACGAGGTCCTCCGGCGGCGCCACGAGGTCGGGGAGCATGAGGAACTCGGTGTGCACGTCGGCGACGCCGGGCTCCGTCAGGTCCTCCCACGCCAGCGTCGGGGGCGGCAGCGGCGCCCGGTTCGTGTGGACCGTCGCCTGGGCCTGCACGGTGAGGGCGTCGTGCGGGTCGAGCACCTCGAAGGACGTGACCTGCGTGCCCCAGTAGTCGCGGTAGGTGTGCGTCCACGGCGTCGGCGTGATGTCGAGACGGGTGTGGGCCACGATCTGCTCGGGGGAGGTCTGCGGCGTCAGCCGGGCCTCGTTGTAGGAGGTCACCGCCTTGCCGTCGTACTCGTAGCCGGTCGTGTGGATGATGCGCAGCTGCATGCTCACAGGGCACCTCCGTGCCACTCGGTCGCCTCGGAGCCGGCGAAGTAACGACGGGTGACGGCGTCGGTGGCGGCCGCGCAGGTGTACTGCAGCCGCTCCATCTCCGCCGGCAGGTTGGCGACGACGTCGGACAGCGACCGGTACTCCAGGTCCGCCCGCGTGCGGCCCAGCAGCCGCTGGGCGTCGTTGCCGAAGCCGGCGCGCGCGCCGCCCGACTCGAGGTTGTCGAGGCACTGCTCGGCCCGGCTGATCGAGTGGACGATCGAGCGGGGGAACAGGCGGTCGAGCAGCAGGAACTCCGCGGCGCCGCGGTCGGTCTCCAGACCGCGGTACGTCCGGAGGAACGCCTCGTAGGCGCCGCAGGCCCGCAACGTCGAGGTCCAGGCGGAGGCCGCGCTGGAGCTCGTCAGCGCCGCGGTCGCGACGAGCCGCGCCGTCATGTCGGCGCGCTCGATGCTGCGGCCCAGCACGAGGAACTGGTAGCCCTCGTCGCGGGTCATCGTCGCCTCGGCCGTGCCGTTCACCAGGGCCGCCCGGTCGCGCACCCAGCCGAAGACGGCAGGCGGGCGCAGCGTGCGGAAGCGGCCCGAGGGCAGGGCACGCCACGTCGTGTTGACGGCCTCCCACAGCGGCTCCGACAACGTCTCGCGGGCGCGGCGGGCCGACTCCCGCGCCGCACCGAGGGCGGCGGCGATCGACCCGGGCGCGTTCGCGTCGTACGCCAGCAGCTCGAGGATCGTCTGCCGGGTCATGTCGGTGTCGTCGTCGTAGGGCACGCCCATGATCGACAGCAGGGTGCGGCAGGCCGCGGCCTCGTCGACGGTCGGGTCCTCCAGCATCAGCTGGGTCTGCACGTCGAGGATGCGCGCGGTGTCCTCCGCGCGCTCGACGTAGCGACCGATCCAGAACATCGACTCCGCGATGCGGCTCAGCACGGGGCGACTCCCTCGGTGGTGGACGACGGGGACGGGGCAGCGGCGTCCGCCTGCTGCTGCTGTTGTTGCTCCTGCTCCACGAGGACCGCCACGGGCTCCGCGACCGGACCGGCCGACGGTGTCGTGCCGCCCGTGATCTCGACCTGGCGCTGCGACTGGCGCTGGCCGCGGCCGCCGCCGGGACCGGCGAGCACCCAGGTGTCCTTCGACCCACCGCCACGGGACGAGTTGACGATGAGCTCGCCCTCGGCGAGCGCCACCCGCGTCAGTCCACCGGGGAGCACCCAGACCCGCTGGCCGTCGTTGACGGCGAACGGGCGGAGGTCGACGTGGCGCGGCGCCATCTTCCCGCCGACGTACGTCGGCACCGTCGACAGCTGCACCACCGGCTGCGCGATCCACGCGCGGGGGTCCTCGAGCACCTTGCCGCGCAGCTCGTCGAGCTCGGCGGCGGAGGCCCGGGGGCCGATCACGATGCCCTTGCCGCCCGAGCCGTCGACCGGCTTGAGCACGAGCTCGTCGAGCCGGTCCATGACCTCCTCGCGGTGGTCCGGCTCGCCGCAGCGCCAGGTGTCGACGTTGCGCAGCACCGGCTCCTCGCCGATGTAGTAGCGGATGAGGTCGGGCATGTAGGTGTAGACGAGCTTGTCGTCCGCGACGCCGTTGCCCACGGCGTTCGCGAGCGTCACGTTGCCGGCCCGCGCCGCGTTGATCAGCCCGGGGCAGCCCAGGAGCGAGTCGGCCCGGAACTGCACCGGGTCGAGGAACTCGTCGTCCACCCGGCGGTAGATCACGTGCACCTGCTCGAGGCCCTTGGTGGTGCGCATCATGACGCGGCCGCGGCGGCAGACGAGGTCACGGCCCTCCACGAGCTCGACGCCCATGGTGCGCGCCAGGAGGGCGTGCTCGAAGTAAGCCCCGTTGTAGACGCCCGGCGTCAGCACGACGACCGTCGGGTCCGTCACGCCGGCCGGGGCCGCGGCGCGGAGCGCGGACAGGAGGCGCTGCGGGTAGGACGCGACCGGCCGGATCCGGTGCTGCGCGAAGGTCTCGGGGAGCGCCGAGGAGATCGCCCGGCGGTTCGTCATCACGTAGGACACGCCGGAGGGCACCCGCACGTTGTCCT containing:
- a CDS encoding nitronate monooxygenase, whose amino-acid sequence is MTRLPLVVAPMAGGPSTPDLVVAAADAGALGFLAAGYKTPEALAAEVGAVRQRTDRFGVNLFVPTPVPVDRDAYAAYAQRLAPLALRHGVTDLPAEPREDDDAWEAKVELLLADPVPFVSFTFGLPAPSVVRALRDVGTVTVQTVVRPSEAEAAAALGADRLVVQSHVAGGHSGTLDPDDLPPEVPLTTLLREVRAVTDLPLWAAGGLATAEDVAAVLAAGAEAAVVGTALLRTPEAGTSATYRRALADPTRTSTGLTRAFSGRPARALRNGFVEAYDAVAPSGYPALHHLTSPIRTAAAAAGDEEAINIWAGTGFRSATDEPAGVVLRRLAGGHDLTSGLGSVSGLAPVSGLSPGA
- a CDS encoding HNH endonuclease signature motif containing protein, with product MDRGTHTTATALIDAVRERTTAARIAEAAAFVAVGDWAAAHTSDEVVGDPITVQGEWHYERDAEALAGDHFLELGGPGAPVVAEFCIGEVAAARGCSFDAARRLVGDAIELRYRLPRVQARIAAGEVDVWRGRRIAQSTRTLTFEAAGFVDRHVAYVAGKATGPEVDRLVAEAAARFDPETTEAERAEADGGRHLTIELGDVAYADPLSGTLRGTVDIHGTLDLADALDLERTVAHVARQLTDLGCDQDLDVRRSIALGEIARRCDGIATLEYDAASGPAGDETRPVQRARREVVLFVHLDHAAITGALNGFGPGIDACTGTTGIDLARLDTPGAPRGAVTVEQVQAWCAAPDTTVVVKPVIDLNEPDAVNSYTPPDRIADHVKARWPRCVFPYCTRSSRTADLDHCRAYDDNGPRGQTSTSNLFPLCRRHHRMKTHREMTTGNKWTYRPTHPDNGEPPNALIWTSPHGQTYLVDRDGTRSWPPPRPAPDPGPDET
- a CDS encoding PPOX class F420-dependent oxidoreductase translates to MTDTHLTDSAREMLRKPNPAVIATVRKDGQPVTAATWYLLRDDDRVLVNMDEGRVRLKHLHRDPRVSLTVTDKENWYTHVTLIGRVVEIYDDPELVDIDALSTHYSGQPYPRRDRPRVSALIEVDRVHGWGEQKNNDQA
- a CDS encoding PPOX class F420-dependent oxidoreductase, encoding MAPTQPSAPPVADEKYVVLTTFTKDGRPKPTPVWIVPFEGAAAVWTVRDSWKVKRVRASGRVQVQGSAVRGKRTHGATYAGVGRLLDDEASARVARAVVRKYGVVGRLTVLGSRLRRGGAGTVGILLDVERARG
- a CDS encoding tetratricopeptide repeat protein — protein: MTEHTDWTEQVEQISAPAIVFPGQAQDATSAHRAAFDLLARRAPAEALALIEPALELDPENYGLRSLRAWAFLMRAQLQRAESELQGLVDENPSDDWARHALARSLERQSRFEDALPHARLSAAMTGDPEHESTALRIERRLAERRGTLEDLV
- a CDS encoding transglutaminase family protein, producing the protein MQLRIIHTTGYEYDGKAVTSYNEARLTPQTSPEQIVAHTRLDITPTPWTHTYRDYWGTQVTSFEVLDPHDALTVQAQATVHTNRAPLPPPTLAWEDLTEPGVADVHTEFLMLPDLVAPPEDLVTRVDAIRAEAATPGDAARAVCALVHAEVEYIRGATEVTSRAAEAWEQRGGVCQDMAHLAIGGLRHLGIPARYVSGYLHPSAEPEVGVTVAGESHAWIEWWDEGWHAFDLTNAQAISDRHVVIAAGRDYGDVRPLSGIFAGARTSRMFVEVEVTRLA
- a CDS encoding alpha-E domain-containing protein gives rise to the protein MLSRIAESMFWIGRYVERAEDTARILDVQTQLMLEDPTVDEAAACRTLLSIMGVPYDDDTDMTRQTILELLAYDANAPGSIAAALGAARESARRARETLSEPLWEAVNTTWRALPSGRFRTLRPPAVFGWVRDRAALVNGTAEATMTRDEGYQFLVLGRSIERADMTARLVATAALTSSSAASAWTSTLRACGAYEAFLRTYRGLETDRGAAEFLLLDRLFPRSIVHSISRAEQCLDNLESGGARAGFGNDAQRLLGRTRADLEYRSLSDVVANLPAEMERLQYTCAAATDAVTRRYFAGSEATEWHGGAL
- a CDS encoding circularly permuted type 2 ATP-grasp protein; its protein translation is MTAMFEGYTGAAGPAFDEMFADEGLRTPYAQLSASLVDMTEPELRSRVDALATAYLDQGVTFDIGGEERAFPLDILPRVIEMESWSRIEKGVQQRVKVLEMFLEDVYDAGRVFEDGVIPRSVVTTSSHYHRAAAGLTPPNGVRIQVSGIDLVRDNAGEFRVLEDNVRVPSGVSYVMTNRRAISSALPETFAQHRIRPVASYPQRLLSALRAAAPAGVTDPTVVVLTPGVYNGAYFEHALLARTMGVELVEGRDLVCRRGRVMMRTTKGLEQVHVIYRRVDDEFLDPVQFRADSLLGCPGLINAARAGNVTLANAVGNGVADDKLVYTYMPDLIRYYIGEEPVLRNVDTWRCGEPDHREEVMDRLDELVLKPVDGSGGKGIVIGPRASAAELDELRGKVLEDPRAWIAQPVVQLSTVPTYVGGKMAPRHVDLRPFAVNDGQRVWVLPGGLTRVALAEGELIVNSSRGGGSKDTWVLAGPGGGRGQRQSQRQVEITGGTTPSAGPVAEPVAVLVEQEQQQQQQADAAAPSPSSTTEGVAPC